In Cyclobacteriaceae bacterium, the DNA window TAAAGTCCACAGATTTTATAGCTGGAAAAGCTGTTTATGGCCGAATAATCGATCACCAAACCCGCTGCACTCATTATCATTCTTCGGTGGATATTATTGCCATCAAATTCAAGTGCTGCGACCGCTACTATCCCTGCTTTGAATGTCATGAGGAAGTGGCGGGACATGCACCGGAAAAATGGAAGGAAGATGAGCGGGATACAAAAGCAGTGCTATGTGGAGTATGCGGACATGAGCTCACTATACAGGAATACTTTTCGAGCAATCATGAATGCCCGGAATGTCATTCATCATTTAATCCCAGGTGCCAATTGCACTATCATCTGTATTTTGATTAGCAACTCGCGGGACCGGTGCGCTGCTCATTGTAATCGATGATCTTAATGATATTGTCGATCATGTTGTCATACTCCTTCTTCCCCAGCAGTTTCCGGTATTCAGCATGAACTATCTGCATGCAATGTTTTGCCTCAATCACAAACTTCTTTCCGTTATCGGTAAGATAAATAATTGTGCTTCTTCCGTCTTCACCGTGTGGCTCCTCAGTAATATAGCGCAGTTCGATAAGTTCGTTCAGGATCTTGCTGGTAGCCTGCTTGGATACGGCAAACTTCTTTGAAA includes these proteins:
- a CDS encoding MarR family transcriptional regulator — encoded protein: MKSVEIEKELEEHRLTRHRNWAKLVNKLKKQWDIRLDEILSQHGYTDFKPGYMPFLMNIDPEGITNNDLSKKFAVSKQATSKILNELIELRYITEEPHGEDGRSTIIYLTDNGKKFVIEAKHCMQIVHAEYRKLLGKKEYDNMIDNIIKIIDYNEQRTGPASC